The Acidobacteriota bacterium genome includes the window TCGCGGATGTTCACCGCGCCGCGCGCCCGCAGCGCCGCCGCATCCGGCCGCACGAGCGCGTGGAGCCGCTCCGAGGTCGGCTCGCCCGGCCGCGAGAGCCCGACGACGCACAGCTCCTCGATGAACGGCGAGCGCTCGTAGTGCGCCTCGATCTCTTCCGGGTAGATGTTCTTGCCAGACCCGAGGACGATGACCTCCTTGCTGCGGCCCGTGACGAACAGGCGGCCGTGGCCGTCCAGGCGTCCGAGATCGCCGGTGTGCAGCCAGCCGCCGGCGAGCGTCGCCGCGTTCTGTTCGGGCCGGTTGAAGTACCCCTGCATCACGATCGGCCCGCGGACGAGCACTTCGCCGTCGGCGCCGTCGGACGGCGCGATCCGGATTTCGTTTCCCGGCAGCACGCGGCCGACCGACCCGAGATTCGGGTCGCCATCGTCGGAAATCGTGGCCGCGCCCGAGCACTCGGTGAGGCCGTAGGCCTGGCGGATGGAGAACCCGAGCGCGAACAACGATTCGTTGATGAGCGGATCGAACCGGGCGCCGCCGGTCACCAGCAGGCGCAGGTCGGGCCCCAGCGACCGGTGGATTTTTCGAAAGAGCGCACGGCCGGGATTGAGGCGCGTGGCGCGTCGAACGCGGAGATTGAACGCCGAGAGCATCCGGACGACGGCGCGCGCGGCAAGCGGCAGAGCGCGAATCTCGGATTCGATCCGCTGGTGCAACAGGTAGAAGAACTGCGGGACGCAGACCAACGCCGTGATGCCGCGTTCCCGGAGCGCGCGCGTGAGCTCGGTGGTGTTGAGCGTCTCCAGGTACACCACCCGCGCGCCCACGGAGAACGGCAACAGCAGGTTGGCCATCTGCGCGAGCGCGTGAAACAGCGGCAGGACGCTGAGGATCGCGTCGCGCTCGTCCACGTGCACGAGATGAAACGCGGCGGTCCGCTCGGCCACGATGTTGTCGTGCGTCATCACGACCCCTTTGGGATCGGCGGTCGTGCCGGACGTATAGAGGATCACGGCCGGGTCGCTGTCCCCGACGGGGGCCGGGGCCCCAGGCCCGTCGCAGGCGGCGAAATCACGGTGAAGGTTCGCGACCGCCACGATCGCCGGGGCGATCGCGGCCACCGCGGCCCGGGCGGTCTCGGCAAAGCGGTCGCTGGTGAACACCGCCGCCGCGCCGCAGTCCTTCAGGAGCTTCGCGACCTGCTCCACGCTGTAGGTGGTGTCGAGCGGCACCGCGACCGCGCCGGCCCGGAGGACGCCCAGGTACGCCCCACACCACTCGCCGTCGTTCTCCGCAAGAATGGCGACACGCGATCCGATCGCCACGCGACGGGCGTCGAGCCATGCCGCGGCGCGACCGGCGATCGCGGCCAGCTCGCGATACGTCAGGCGGTCAACGCGGTCGCGGCGCTGCAGCTCGGTGGCCACGCGATCCCCAAAGCGGTCCGCGGCCCGCGCGAAGAGGTCGTAAAAGTTGTCCGGAATGGTGGCGGAATTCTATATCAGGCGGGCTCGAGCCGGCCATCGTGCAGGCGCAGCACGCGATCGCACGCCGCCGCGAGGCGGGGGTTGTGCGTCGCGATGATCGACGTGAGGTGCCGCTCGCGGTGCATCTCGCGCAGCAGGCCGTGCAGCGCGTCCGCGGTGGTCTCATCGAGGTCGCCGGTGGGTTCGTCCGCGAGGAGCAGATCCGGCGCCATCACGAGCGCGCGGGCCACCGCGACGCGCTGCTGCTCGCCGCCTGACAACATGCCGGGACGATGGTCCAGGCGCTCCGCGAGGCCGACGCGCGTCAGCACCTCGCGGGCGCGCGCGTTCCGCGGCGGCCCATCGGCGCGGGCGATGCGCAACGGCATCTCCGCGTTTTCCTGCGCGGTGAACTCCGGCAGCAGGTGATGAAACTGGAACACGAACCCGATGTGGCGGTTCCGGAACGTCACGCGGTCCGCATCCGCCATCGCGGTGAGGTCCGCCTCCGCGACGCGGACCCGACCGCCGTCCGCCGTATCGAGACCGCCGAGCAGGTGCAGCAGCGTGCTCTTCCCCACGCCCGATGCGCCGATGATCGCGACCATCTCGCCGCGGTCCACCAGGAGATCGAGGCCGCGCAGGACGCTCAGCGAGCGGCCGCCTACCGGGTACGCCTTGCTGAGCCCGGAGACGGTGACAAACGACATCACGAGTACCGCAGCGCCTGCGCCGGGTCGAGCCTCGCGGCCTGGCGGGACGGGTAAATCGTCGCGACAAAGCAGATCAGCACGGCGGATGCGATGACGACGAGCAGGTCCAGCGGCTCGACGACGAAGGGCACGTACGAAATCTGGTAGACATCGGTGGGAACGCGGATCAGTTTGTACCTGTCGAGCACGTACGACGCTCCGAGGCCCAGGACCGTCCCGGCGGTCGTGCCGACGAGGCCGATGAGCAGCCCCTGCAGCATGAAGATCGTGCGGATGCTCGCGGCCCCCGTCCCCATCGTCTTCAGAATCGCGATGTCGCGGTTCTTCTCCATGACGAGCAGCACGAGCGACGCGACGATATTGAGCGCGGCGACCATGACGATGAGCCCGATGGTGATGGAAATCGCCATTTTCTCGAGCCACAGCGCCGAGAAGAGCGAGCGGTTCATGTCCGCCCAGTCCTGGGTGATGTAGCTCTCGCCGAGCTGCCGCTCGTACTCCTCCGCGAGTCTCGGCGCGGCGTACATGTCGTCCACACGCGCCTCGATGTAGTCGGGGCGATCGCGGTTGAGCAGGTGCCCCGCGACGTCCATGCGCACGTAGCCGTACGCCGCATCGAACTCGAACAACCCGAGGCTGAAGATGCCGACGACGCGGAAGCGGCGCGTGCGCGGGATCATGCCCATCGGAGAGAGCGTCCCCTCCGGCGTCAGCACCGAGACGTCATCCCCCAGCGACACGGACAGCTGCGCGGCCAGCTCGCGGCCGATCACGATGCCGTCAGGCCGGTCCGTGGTGCTCGCCTCGAGCGCTGCCAGCGATCCCTGCTGCATGGCGCGGCCGACGTCGGTCACCGACGCCTCGAGCCTCGGGTCGATCCCTTTGATGGTGATGAACGCCTTCTCGCGCCCCGAGTCCACGAGCGCCTTGCCGATGATCACCGGCGCCGCACCCACCACGCGCGGAAGGGCCCGGACACGTTTCGTGTCCTGCTCCGGCTCGGTGATGCCGCCGCCGCCCACCTTCCACACGTAGATGTGCGCCGCCGAGCCGACGATGCGGTTGCGAAGCTCCCCCTGGAGACCGGTCATGAGCGCCAGCGCCAGGATGAGCGCCATCACGCCGACGGCGACCCCCAGCGTGGAGATGAACGAGATCAGCGAGATGAACGCCTGCTTGCGCCGGGCGAGCAGGTACCGCAAGGCGACGAACAGCTCGAACGGCAGTTCCCTCATTCGGCGGCACGCCCCTGCCGCCGTGGCTTCATGAGCGGGAAGAGGATGACGTCGCGGATCGATGGGTTGTCGGTGAGCAGCATGACGAGACGATCGATGCCCAGCCCCTCGCCGGCCGCCGGCGGCATGCCGTACTCGAGCGCGCGGATGTAATCCTCATCCATCGCGTGCGCTTCCTGGTCGCCCCGCTGGCGGTCCAGCAGTTGCGCTTCGAAGCGGCGGCGCTGCTCCGCCGGGTCGTTCAGCTCGCTGAAGGCGTTGGCCACCTCGAAGGCGCCGATGTACAGCTCGAACCGCTCGACCGTGTCCGGGTCATCCGGCTTCTGCTTCGACAGCGGCGAGACCTCGGTCGGGAAGTCGTATACGAACACCGGGTCCAGCAGCGACTCCTCGAGGAGCTTCTCGAAGATCTCCGTCGTGATCTTCCCGGCTCCCCAGCCCGCTTCCAGCGCCACGCCGAGCCGCATGGCGATCGCCGCAGCGCGCGTGGCATCCCTGAGGTCCGCGTCCGACACCTCCGTGCCCAGCGCCTTCGACGCGGCCTCGCGCGCGCCGTCGCGCAGCTTCATCCGGCGGAAGGGGCGCGCCAGCGAAATCTCACGCCCGTTGAACGTGATCGTCTCGCGCCCCACGGCTTCGCGCGCGACACAGACGATCAGCTCCTCGGTCATGTCCATCAGCTCGAGGTAGTCCGAGTAGGCCTGGTAGAACTCGAGCATCGTGAACTCGGGGTTGTGCTGCGTCGAGATCCCTTCGTTCCTGAAATTCCGGTTGATCTCGTAGACACGCTCGATTCCCCCGACGGTGAGCCGCTTGAGGTACAGCTCCGGCGCGATGCGCAGGTAGAGGTCGAGGTCGAGCGCGTTGTGATGGGTCTCGAAGGGGCGGGCCAGCGCGCCGCCGGCGACGGCCTGCATCATCGGCGTCTCGACTTCGAGGTAGCCGCGCGCGTTCAGGAACGCACGGATCGCGGCAAGCACCCGGCTGCGGACCTCGAACACCTTGCGCGAGTCGGGATTGACGATCAGGTCGAGGTAGCGCTGGCGATACCGAATCTCGACGTCCTGGAGGCCGTGCCATTTCTCGGGCATCGGCAGGAGGCACTTCGCGAGGAACTCGACGTGCGTCGCCCAGATCGTCAGCTCGTTGGTCTTCGTGCGAAACAGGTGGCCCGCGACACCGGCGAAATCGCCGAAGTCCAGCAGCGTGAACACCCGGAAGTCCAGCTCCGGCAGCGCGTCCTTCCGGACGTACACCTGGATCTTCGCCTGGCCGTCGGAGAGCACGAGAAAGTTGGCCCTGCCGAAGCTGCGGATGGCCAGGATGCGGCCGGCGGTGCGGATCTCCACGCGCGCGGCCTCGAGCTCGCCTGCGCTTCTCGCGCCGTGCGCCGCGACGAGCGATGCAATCGTGTCGGTGCGCTCGAACTTGCGCGGGTACGGCGGCACCCCCAGCCGCTCCAGCTCGGCGAGGTTCGCACGCCGCTGAACGATCTGGTCGGATTCCTTCTGCTGCTGTTCCTCAGTCATGTCGCTTCGCGAGGCCGTCGAGCACGCCGTTGATGAACCGCACCGAGTCCTCGCCGCTGAACGTGCGGGCGAGCTCGAGCGCCTCGTTGATCACCACGGGCGCGGGCGCGCCGGGCTGGTGCCGCAGCTCGTAGGCGGCGAGCCGCAGGATGAGACGATCGATGACGGCCATGCGCGACAGCCGCCAGTGCTCCGCCCGCGCCTCGATGAGCGGGTCGAGCTCGGGCAGCCGCTCGGCGGTGCCGCGCGCCAGCGTCGCGGCGTACTCGCGGTCCACCGCGGGAGGGGTGCCCTCGGCCGGATCCTGCTCGCGAACGTCCCAGTAGGCCGCCAGCGTGTCATCGAGCGATGCGCCGCCGATCTCCCATTGGTACAGGATCTGGAGCGCCGCCTCGCGCGCCCCGCGCCTCTCTTCGCGGTTCATAAGCTCCTGAAAAGCGCGGCCATTTCGAGCGCGGCCAGCGCGGCCTCGCGCCCCTTGTTCGCCGGGCCGGGCGCGCTCCGCTCGAGCGCCTCTTCCACCGAGTTGGTGGTCAGCACGCCGAACGCCATGGGCACGCCGGTCCGGATCGAGGCGGTCGTCACGCCGTGCGCGACCGCCGACGAGATGTACTCGAAATGTGGCGTGGCGCCGCGGA containing:
- a CDS encoding AMP-binding protein, whose protein sequence is MATELQRRDRVDRLTYRELAAIAGRAAAWLDARRVAIGSRVAILAENDGEWCGAYLGVLRAGAVAVPLDTTYSVEQVAKLLKDCGAAAVFTSDRFAETARAAVAAIAPAIVAVANLHRDFAACDGPGAPAPVGDSDPAVILYTSGTTADPKGVVMTHDNIVAERTAAFHLVHVDERDAILSVLPLFHALAQMANLLLPFSVGARVVYLETLNTTELTRALRERGITALVCVPQFFYLLHQRIESEIRALPLAARAVVRMLSAFNLRVRRATRLNPGRALFRKIHRSLGPDLRLLVTGGARFDPLINESLFALGFSIRQAYGLTECSGAATISDDGDPNLGSVGRVLPGNEIRIAPSDGADGEVLVRGPIVMQGYFNRPEQNAATLAGGWLHTGDLGRLDGHGRLFVTGRSKEVIVLGSGKNIYPEEIEAHYERSPFIEELCVVGLSRPGEPTSERLHALVRPDAAALRARGAVNIRELLRFELEGLSVQLPAHKRILGYDVTLDPLPRTTTRKLKRFEIQKQLEQRAAEAERAEMTSPAARVPDEWSADPQVATILSVMREAVPAGAGLRRDAHLELDLGLDSMERVELFVHLTGTLQIQIPDDVAQQLHTVGDLVEACRSRLREGWDTAGRVQPWERLLQEPPADGEFLRELQKPKRVRAALLFVAVKLLSVFFHVAAGLRVRGQQHVPARGPYVISPNHQSYVDAFLLVGALPFRAFKDMFFVGAAEYFEAPFMRWLARTLNVVPIDADANLVGAMQAGAYGLRLGKVMILFPEGERSIDGTVKAFRKGAAILAHHARVPIVPVAIDGAWDIWARGRSPRWSSLLPWSPARARLEFGAPLEPASDATYAAHTERLRTRVVAMWDALHQDRRRP
- a CDS encoding ABC transporter ATP-binding protein; this translates as MSFVTVSGLSKAYPVGGRSLSVLRGLDLLVDRGEMVAIIGASGVGKSTLLHLLGGLDTADGGRVRVAEADLTAMADADRVTFRNRHIGFVFQFHHLLPEFTAQENAEMPLRIARADGPPRNARAREVLTRVGLAERLDHRPGMLSGGEQQRVAVARALVMAPDLLLADEPTGDLDETTADALHGLLREMHRERHLTSIIATHNPRLAAACDRVLRLHDGRLEPA
- a CDS encoding lipoprotein-releasing ABC transporter permease subunit, which gives rise to MRELPFELFVALRYLLARRKQAFISLISFISTLGVAVGVMALILALALMTGLQGELRNRIVGSAAHIYVWKVGGGGITEPEQDTKRVRALPRVVGAAPVIIGKALVDSGREKAFITIKGIDPRLEASVTDVGRAMQQGSLAALEASTTDRPDGIVIGRELAAQLSVSLGDDVSVLTPEGTLSPMGMIPRTRRFRVVGIFSLGLFEFDAAYGYVRMDVAGHLLNRDRPDYIEARVDDMYAAPRLAEEYERQLGESYITQDWADMNRSLFSALWLEKMAISITIGLIVMVAALNIVASLVLLVMEKNRDIAILKTMGTGAASIRTIFMLQGLLIGLVGTTAGTVLGLGASYVLDRYKLIRVPTDVYQISYVPFVVEPLDLLVVIASAVLICFVATIYPSRQAARLDPAQALRYS
- the lysS gene encoding lysine--tRNA ligase; the encoded protein is MTEEQQQKESDQIVQRRANLAELERLGVPPYPRKFERTDTIASLVAAHGARSAGELEAARVEIRTAGRILAIRSFGRANFLVLSDGQAKIQVYVRKDALPELDFRVFTLLDFGDFAGVAGHLFRTKTNELTIWATHVEFLAKCLLPMPEKWHGLQDVEIRYRQRYLDLIVNPDSRKVFEVRSRVLAAIRAFLNARGYLEVETPMMQAVAGGALARPFETHHNALDLDLYLRIAPELYLKRLTVGGIERVYEINRNFRNEGISTQHNPEFTMLEFYQAYSDYLELMDMTEELIVCVAREAVGRETITFNGREISLARPFRRMKLRDGAREAASKALGTEVSDADLRDATRAAAIAMRLGVALEAGWGAGKITTEIFEKLLEESLLDPVFVYDFPTEVSPLSKQKPDDPDTVERFELYIGAFEVANAFSELNDPAEQRRRFEAQLLDRQRGDQEAHAMDEDYIRALEYGMPPAAGEGLGIDRLVMLLTDNPSIRDVILFPLMKPRRQGRAAE
- the nusB gene encoding transcription antitermination factor NusB encodes the protein MNREERRGAREAALQILYQWEIGGASLDDTLAAYWDVREQDPAEGTPPAVDREYAATLARGTAERLPELDPLIEARAEHWRLSRMAVIDRLILRLAAYELRHQPGAPAPVVINEALELARTFSGEDSVRFINGVLDGLAKRHD